A window from Drosophila kikkawai strain 14028-0561.14 chromosome 2L, DkikHiC1v2, whole genome shotgun sequence encodes these proteins:
- the Hasp gene encoding sushi, von Willebrand factor type A, EGF and pentraxin domain-containing protein 1 isoform X1, producing MNRLLLQCLVTTILVYKVTSVPTSTVSTSLQTTSEIPQQDDDDDDWEEDDDSLESDDDGRVYKNPRNSPSSECPRDEEQATLLGQKCLRKCSSDEDCKSKKKKCLCDGVCGNSCIKPDRECPELAQPSLGQVTVAGRHFGARASYACPHDYHVVGLQSRLCQADGNWAGAEPACKQNIYCLKPPQIEHARNSALPEQETFDLDSTVQYHCHTGYVTNGFPRAKCLAIDNQASWYGPDIQCEPRSCGQPPDPAYGWHAGECYTYGCKITYNCGTGYELVGKHERYCQSDGSWTPKELPTCVLVTSVVCPTPENPKNGKATYTTLAYNSVVSYECRYGYTLVGESSSRCGADRKWSGTLPTCKEINCGHPGVLYNGWIENIEAGTGLGASIIFRCQPEMMINGLGSSVCQIDGRWRNTLPECLAPCVVPTISQGNVYPIEITTDENGTTIIHPPTTTTQSPTQTQSLGGVEKVKHGTALEVKCDENYEFPVSLLSPPTCNNGTWSIIPRCIPARCKSMPRPPKHGMVMAPKTEHGMKARFKCKDGFKLVSPEGKDVTDPHDYVLTCSFGNWTGETPKCDEVFCSFPGYIPNGKVLLVGNMGLYDYRPYVKKIVNNKQIMYDCDKGYVLEVGPPGATCVGGKWRPLDLPQCLLGQHPRLRWNRRRRRSLQIRQLRSMYLLRRQRQLQRALVENQKYLQAVNAPTQEVVHRVKRSASPYPVPHAHPSDLDLAYSKYYQKIKERYQRYVRKMLGHDRIYEKLHFQDARGHNLNNHDAGQVMMRGKSNFRDFEVGNNYRTGIGAVGGGVVPLPNINQVSRNHLGHVDRSSNEAPLGNGSPPETSRSFNVNATKSYIEHLKSQIVRRRRKRSSSIGQAPPPSVATLPDGEVDSSDGGEAGKGGNGKRLRGPCEDLDWDSFGNVTVVRPGKAPGRNSVGIMLQLECNAGFKLNIKGENATARCIRGIWKPETPKCLSAPCLVPAVEHGQYYKVESHTKQLSDKPSLPPVSTYEEIQSNEFITLECEDGFNIQGSAQLRCAHGSWSVNAFSECTSVPCTLPNIPGVIYDGGYRAGLTIGHGSTVNVRCETSTNANPIEMSCHKGVLTPPSIPCESGLRKSREELEHTTPAPHPPNSKVEHNELDNDHDHHDNSTDEHDDMKMCGPPSLTDGALVYKNPEHPELDGAYESGTEIFFNCIPNAAGDRQTWRIICDNGLWIGRSYNCENGTCVFRNNEANVVSFYNDLEIREDVVDFPPGATIISRCVDIGKFSMMGSHERTCIHSEWTNTKPVCSGLNQENDYAMEKAPTILFRHQNGPIAQSNDGKLIVYPGTTLHMECLWMRRFGNPKWNVSHTHKNYTEGWVTEADEGRDSTLEYRLSIIDAASDDTGFYSCMTPARHEHAVEVVVKEINCPEIPMRRGLIVNTNDTKLSTRALLSCANGNSLIGASELFCLPSGNWSAPLPVCESVECGDIPLGNNASSPRVSVLSREVGGRAAFSCASGYGLRGPSEAICNPTGEWSAPLPTCVEVQCDNPGAPQNGYAQGSAPYRAGDVVQFNCNPEYMMQGQPIIACQDNGRWSGGLPKCVQACSYPGTVISGRMSSVKFYYAIGESITFTCDAGLDLRGSKVLKCLKNGKWSSAIPTCVTNDGPAPGSVGSTKHLSTTIG from the exons GGGCCGGTGCCGAGCCAGCCTGCAAGCAGAACA TTTACTGCCTGAAGCCACCACAGATCGAGCATGCTAGGAACTCAGCGCtgccggagcaggagacctTTGACCTGGACTCCACGGTGCAGTACCACTGTCACACAGGTTACGTGACCAATGGATTTCCGCGGGCCAAGTGCCTGGCCATTGACAACCAGGCCAGTTGGTATGGACCTGACATACAGTGCGAAC CTCGATCCTGTGGCCAGCCGCCGGATCCGGCATACGGATGGCATGCCGGGGAGTGCTACACCTACGGATGCAAGATCACCTACAACTGTGGAACGGGCTACGAGCTGGTGGGCAAGCACGAGCGCTACTGTCAGTCGGATGGCTCTTGGACGCCCAAGGAGCTGCCCACCTGTGTCT TGGTCACCTCGGTGGTGTGTCCCACGCCGGAGAATCCCAAAAACGGCAAGGCCACCTACACCACGCTGGCCTACAACTCGGTGGTAAGCTACGAGTGTCGCTACGGCTACACGCTCGTCGGCGAGAGCTCCAGTCGCTGCGGAGCGGATCGCAAGTGGAGCGGCACCCTACCCACTTGCAAGG AGATCAACTGCGGACATCCCGGAGTTCTTTACAATGGCTGGATCGAGAACATAGAAGCGGGCACTGGGCTGGGGGCCAGCATCATCTTTCGCTGCCAGCCGGAGATGATGATTAATGGCCTGGGCTCGAGTGTCTGCCAGATCGACGGACGATGGCGTAACACCCTGCCCGAGTGCCTGGCTCCATGCGTAGTACCCACCATTTCACAGGGCAATGTATATCCCATCGAGATAACTACCGATGAGAACGGAACGACGATCATTCATCCGCCAACGACCACGACGCAGTCGCCAACGCAGACCCAGAGCCTGGGAGGGGTGGAGAAGGTTAAGCACGGCACCGCACTGGAGGTCAAATGCGATGAGAACTACGAGTTTCCGGTCTCGCTGCTTAGTCCGCCAACCTGCAACAATGGCACCTGGAGCATCATTCCTCGCTGCATTCCGGCCAGGTGCAAGAGCATGCCTCGTCCTCCAAAGCACGGCATGGTGATGGCCCCCAAGACGGAGCACGGCATGAAGGCGCGTTTCAAGTGCAAGGATGGCTTCAAGCTGGTTAGTCCTGAGGGTAAAGATGTTACCGATCCGCACGACTATGTGCTTACCTGCTCTTTCGGAAACTGGACTGGAGAGACGCCCAAGTGCGACGAGGTATTTTGCTCCTTTCCGGGCTATATACCCAACGGCAAGGTCCTGCTCGTGGGCAACATGGGACTCTACGATTACCGGCCATATGTGAAGAAGATTGTTAACAACAAGCAAATCATGTACGACTGCGACAAGGGTTACGTCCTGGAG GTCGGTCCGCCAGGTGCCACATGTGTGGGCGGTAAGTGGCGTCCGCTGGATCTCCCCCAGTGCCTGCTGGGACAGCATCCTCGTCTTCGTTGGAATCGCCGCAGACGTCGCTCCCTGCAGATTCGTCAGCTGAGATCCATGTATCTTCTGCGTCGTCAGCGGCAGCTTCAAAGGGCTCTGGTCGAGAACCAAAAATATCTTCAAGCAG TAAACGCTCCCACTCAGGAGGTGGTTCATCGCGTGAAGCGCAGTGCCAGTCCCTATCCAGTTCCGCATGCTCATCCCTCGGATCTGGACTTGGCTTATTCCAAGTACTATCAGAAGATCAAGGAGCGCTATCAGCGATATGTGCGCAAAATGCTCGGACATGACAGGATCTATGAGAAGCTGCACTTCCAGGACGCTAGGGGTCACAATCTCAATAATCACGATGCAGGGCAGGTGATGATGCGGGGCAAGTCCAACTTCAGGGACTTCGAAGTCGGTAACAATTACCGCACTGGCATCGGTGCTGTGGGAGGTGGAGTCGTGCCCCTGCCCAACATCAACCAGGTCTCCCGGAATCACTTGGGTCATGTGGACCGTAGTTCCAATGAAGCGCCCCTGGGCAACGGTTCGCCGCCGGAAACATCGCGCAGCTTCAATGTGAACGCCACTAAATCCTACATAGAACACTTAAAGTCTCAAATTGTCCGTCGAAGGCGCAAGCGCAGCTCCAGCATTGGACAGGCACCTCCGCCATCGGTGGCCACTCTTCCGGATGGGGAAGTGGACAGCAGTGACGGCGGGGAGGCTGGAAAGGGCGGGAATGGCAAGCGGTTGCGGGGTCCCTGCGAGGATCTGGACTGGGACTCCTTCGGCAACGTGACTGTCGTACGTCCAGGCAAGGCACCTGGTCGAAATTCGGTGGGCATCATGCTGCAACTGGAGTGCAACGCCGGCTTCAAGCTCAATATCAAGGGTGAGAATGCCACGGCGCGCTGCATACGGGGAATTTGGAAGCCGGAGACGCCGAAGTGTCTGTCCGCTCCTTGCTTGGTGCCCGCCGTAGAGCATGGCCAGTACTACAAGGTGGAATCGCACACGAAGCAGCTCAGCGATAAGCCTTCGCTGCCGCCGGTGTCTACTTACGAGGAGATCCAGTCCAATGAGTTCATCACTCTGGAGTGCGAGGATGGCTTCAACATACAG gGCTCGGCTCAGCTGCGATGTGCTCATGGCTCCTGGTCGGTGAATGCCTTTTCGGAGTGTACTTCAGTACCCTGCACGCTGCCCAATATTCCAGGTGTAATCTATGAT GGAGGCTATCGAGCAGGTCTAACCATTGGCCATGGAAGCACTGTAAACGTTCGCTGTGAAACCTCCACAAATGCCAATCCCATAGAAATGTCGTGCCATAAAGGCGTTCTCACCCCGCCCAGTATTCCTTGCGAGTCAGGATTGCGGAAATCCCGGGAGGAACTGGAGCATACCACTCCTGCACCACATCCCCCCAATTCCAAGGTCGAGCACAACGAACTGGACAACGATCATGATCATCACGACAACAGTACGGATGAGCACGACGACATGAAGATGTGTGGACCCCCGAGTCTTACGGACGGTGCCTTGGTCTACAA GAACCCTGAACATCCGGAGTTGGATGGAGCCTATGAGAGCGGAACGGAGATCTTCTTCAACTGCATTCCAAATGCGGCCGGGGACCGGCAGACATGGCGCATCATCTGTGATAATGGACTGTGGATTGGACGTTCATACAATTGCG AAAATGGAACGTGTGTATTTAGGAACAACGAAGCCAATGTTGTCAGCTTTTACAATGATTTAGAGATCCGCGAGGATGTTGTGGACTTTCCACCAGGAGCCACAATTATATCTAG GTGCGTTGATATTGGCAAGTTCTCGATGATGGGCAGCCACGAAAGGACCTGCATCCACTCGGAGTGGACCAACACCAAGCCCGTGTGCTCGGGCCTCAACCAGGAGAACGACTATGCAA TGGAGAAGGCGCCCACCATTCTTTTCCGCCACCAGAACGGACCCATTGCCCAGAGTAACGATGGCAAGCTGATTGTATATCCGGGCACAACGCTGCACATGGAGTGTCTGTGGATGCGACGCTTCGGCAATCCCAAGTGGAACGTCAGTCACACGCACAA GAACTACACAGAGGGCTGGGTGACGGAGGCGGACGAGGGCCGCGACTCAACGCTGGAGTACCGCCTAAGCATCATTGATGCGGCCAGCGACGACACCGGCTTTTACTCCTGCATGACGCCGGCAAGGCATGAGCATGCCGTGGAGGTTGTGGTGAAGGAGATCAACTGCCCGGAGATCCCGATGCGGCGGGGCCTGATCGTAAACACGAACGACACCAAGCTAAGCACACGAGCGCTGTTGTCCTGCGCCAACGGCAACTCGTTGATTGGCGCCTCGGAGCTGTTTTGCCTGCCGAGTGGCAATTGGAGCGCACCGTTGCCGGTTTGCGAGAGCGTCGAGTGCGGCGACATCCCGCTGGGGAACAACGCGAGCTCGCCGCGCGTCTCCGTGCTGTCGCGCGAGGTGGGTGGTCGGGCGGCCTTTTCGTGCGCCTCCGGGTATGGGCTGCGCGGCCCCTCGGAGGCCATATGCAATCCTACGGGCGAATGGTCAGCGCCGCTGCCCACCTGCGTGGAGGTGCAGTGCGACAACCCGGGGGCGCCGCAAAACGGTTACGCCCAGGGCTCGGCACCTTACCGTGCCGGCGATGTGGTCCAGTTCAATTGCAACCCGGAGTACATGATGCAGGGCCAGCCAATTATTGCCTGCCAGGATAACGGGCGCTGGTCTGGGGGCCTCCCCAAGTGCGTTCAGGCCTGCTCCTACCCGGGCACCGTCATCAGCGGCCGGATGTCCTCCGTCAAGTTCTACTATGCGATCGGCGAAAGCATCACCTTTACCTGTGACGCCGGCCTCGATCTGCGCGGCTCCAAGGTGCTCAAGTGCCTCAAGAACGGAAAGTGGTCCAGTGCCATTCCCACTTGCGTGACCAATGACGGTCCGGCGCCTGGTTCCGTCGGCTCCACCAAGCACCTGTCCACCACCATTGGCTAG